A single window of Vigna unguiculata cultivar IT97K-499-35 chromosome 1, ASM411807v1, whole genome shotgun sequence DNA harbors:
- the LOC114180570 gene encoding uncharacterized protein LOC114180570 isoform X1, with protein sequence MCRTSGSESFEEGSQYSGSSQISHLDRFMYKTVVKSVSEIITVLEEISCVTVARTLKFNLGNDGWNYLVCNVCTKRTHEVGSFKCLSCDAFNDYPRIRYKLKIQVTDGKKVAKFMLWDQDCMNLICVSVADLRKKMIKASQVSECMVSGSSDIVPDICNSSAMVIGKCINASVCDLPTSSGTSLMCLSSTANDEPDIVLCMTPTKDVCASIDDVQDIPSSIMEFDFLEDIPLAQLSATKTTKSINNIKKEKL encoded by the exons ATGTGTAGAACCTCTGGCAGTGAAAGTTTTGAGGAGGGAAGTCAGTATAGTGGCTCTTCGCAGATTAGTCATCTTGATAGGTTTATGTATAAAACTGTTGTTAAAAGTGTTTCAGAGATTATCACTGTATTAGAG GAGATTTCTTGTGTAACTGTTGCACGTacacttaaatttaatttaggaAATGATGGATGGAATTATTTGGTGTGTAACGTATGTACGAAAAGAACTCATGAAGTTGGTTCTTTTAAGTGTCTTAGTTGTGATGCTTTTAACGATTATCCAAGAATCAG ATACAAGCTCAAAATTCAAGTTACTGATGGGAAAAAGGTGGCCAAATTCATGCTTTGGGACCAAGATTGCATGAATTTAATTTGTGTATCTGTTGCTGatttgagaaagaaaatgatCAAG GCAAGCCAAGTTAGTGAATGTATGGTTAGTGGTTCATCTGACATAGTTCCTGATATTTGCAATTCCTCA GCAATGGTTATTGGTAAATGTATCAATGCTAGTGTTTGTGATTTACCAACTTCTAGCGGGACTTCTTTA ATGTGCCTTTCTTCCACAGCTAATGATGAACCTGATATAGTTTTATGTATGACGCCTACTAAGGATGTTTGTGCTAGCATTGATGATGTTCAAGACATTCCATCAAGTATCATGGAGTTCGATTTTCTGGAGGACATTCCTTTAGCTCAGTTATCAGCTACAAAGACTACAAAGTCaatcaacaatattaaaaaggagaaattataa
- the LOC114180570 gene encoding uncharacterized protein LOC114180570 isoform X2 encodes MYKTVVKSVSEIITVLEEISCVTVARTLKFNLGNDGWNYLVCNVCTKRTHEVGSFKCLSCDAFNDYPRIRYKLKIQVTDGKKVAKFMLWDQDCMNLICVSVADLRKKMIKASQVSECMVSGSSDIVPDICNSSAMVIGKCINASVCDLPTSSGTSLMCLSSTANDEPDIVLCMTPTKDVCASIDDVQDIPSSIMEFDFLEDIPLAQLSATKTTKSINNIKKEKL; translated from the exons ATGTATAAAACTGTTGTTAAAAGTGTTTCAGAGATTATCACTGTATTAGAG GAGATTTCTTGTGTAACTGTTGCACGTacacttaaatttaatttaggaAATGATGGATGGAATTATTTGGTGTGTAACGTATGTACGAAAAGAACTCATGAAGTTGGTTCTTTTAAGTGTCTTAGTTGTGATGCTTTTAACGATTATCCAAGAATCAG ATACAAGCTCAAAATTCAAGTTACTGATGGGAAAAAGGTGGCCAAATTCATGCTTTGGGACCAAGATTGCATGAATTTAATTTGTGTATCTGTTGCTGatttgagaaagaaaatgatCAAG GCAAGCCAAGTTAGTGAATGTATGGTTAGTGGTTCATCTGACATAGTTCCTGATATTTGCAATTCCTCA GCAATGGTTATTGGTAAATGTATCAATGCTAGTGTTTGTGATTTACCAACTTCTAGCGGGACTTCTTTA ATGTGCCTTTCTTCCACAGCTAATGATGAACCTGATATAGTTTTATGTATGACGCCTACTAAGGATGTTTGTGCTAGCATTGATGATGTTCAAGACATTCCATCAAGTATCATGGAGTTCGATTTTCTGGAGGACATTCCTTTAGCTCAGTTATCAGCTACAAAGACTACAAAGTCaatcaacaatattaaaaaggagaaattataa